The Porites lutea chromosome 11, jaPorLute2.1, whole genome shotgun sequence genome includes a region encoding these proteins:
- the LOC140952480 gene encoding uncharacterized protein, whose amino-acid sequence MFRLVIPLFLVLILRSFATQKTSPSNLTKQNHCCNSCRDGRDGRDGQNGKDGRDGRDGINAGNGMKGQKGERGSPGNNAGGVIKFSDTAEKCTASIAGTVSYNTSQTSLQLCDGSVWLPVLTVEKGYTADRPGRHCLDILNSGKIKL is encoded by the exons ATGTTTCGCTTGGTTATTCCGTTGTTTCTTGTTCTCATCTTGCGTTCCTTCGCAACCCAGAAAACATCTCCAAGCAAT ttaacaaagcaaaaccacTGTTGTAACTCGTGTCGCGACG GAAGGGACGGAAGAGATGGTCAAAACG GAAAGGATGGTCGTGATGGAAGAGACGGGATCAACGCGGGAAACGGAATGaag ggtcaaaaaGGAGAACGTGGCTCACCAGGAAACAACGCAGGAGGTGTAATTAAGTTTAGCGATACCGCTGAGAAATGTACCGCAAGCATCGCCGGCACTGTTAGTTACAATACTTCCCAGACATCCTTGCAACTCTGTGATGGAAGTGTTTGGCTTCCGGTGCTGACTGTTGAAAAAGGTTACACAGCGGATAGACCCGGCCGCCATTGTTTGGATATTTTAAATTCTGGTAAGATTAAActgtga
- the LOC140952484 gene encoding uncharacterized protein, with the protein MVVENAGKQLVCNTGVHIEGQSHGSRLYWIDPNGGSTKDSFQAFCDMETEHGGWTLVATKVSLGFLCIKTVFSSVAAATKNADAASHVHPSMGDWKEAMFRFADVDTIRLIYNRKAGAPNKDKEEFDKFLMGKSMDLRKPVNGFYKYTPADNKRNPSVGFATISSFHFYSSGGISEDLRGTDKWLDMWHAGDRSNNYIYSDNSRARGTKCIAGYCYLNKPIWVMVR; encoded by the exons ATGGTTGTAGAAAATGCTGGGAAGCAGCTGGTCTGCAATACAGGTGTACATATTGAGG GCCAAAGTCATGGCAGTAGGCTTTACTGGATTGATCCAAACGGTGGTTCGACAAAAGACTCGTTCCAAGCCTTTTGCGACATGGAAACTGAGCATGGAGGTTGGACCCTAGTTGCCACCAAGGTCTCCCTAGGCTTCCTCTGCATCAAAACTGTTTTCTCATCAGTGGCCGCTGCAACTAAGAACGCAGATGCCGCAAGTCACGTACACCCAAGCATGGGAGACTGGAAAGAGGCTATGTTCCGTTTTGCTGACGTTGATACCATCCGACTTATTTACAACAGAAAAGCGGGCGCACCAAACAAAGACAAGGAGGAATTCGACAAATTCTTGATGGGAAAGTCTATGGATTTGAGAAAGCCTGTGAATGGATTTTACAAGTACACTCCAGCAGATAACAAAAGAAATCCCAGCGTGGGTTTTGCCACCATATCCTCTTTCCACTTCTATTCAAGCGGTGGGATCTCAGAAGATCTCCGTGGCACGGATAAGTGGCTTGACATGTGGCATGCTGGTGATCGCTCAAACAACTACATCTACAGCGATAACAGCAGGGCGCGGGGCACCAAATGTATCGCGGGCTACTGTTATCTGAACAAGCCAATCTGGGTGATGGTGCGTTAG